A window from Salvia miltiorrhiza cultivar Shanhuang (shh) chromosome 2, IMPLAD_Smil_shh, whole genome shotgun sequence encodes these proteins:
- the LOC131013461 gene encoding receptor-like protein kinase HSL1, with protein MHHRRFFFLLLLVSLSPSLTLSLNKEGLFLQKAKLNFDDPNAALANWNPDDETPCNWNGVVCDSSASVVSLDLSSSSLSGPFPSVLCRLQRLSSISFYDNFINSTLPDDDLAACLALQHLDLAQNYLTGALPRRVAELPSLTYLDLTGNNFSGDIPASYGTFQKLEVLALVENLLEGVIPSFLGNISTLKMLNLSYNPLSPGRIPPELGNLTNLEVLWLTQTSLIGEIPDSLGRLSKLTDLDLAYNGLAGSIPSSLTQLTALVQLELYNNSLSGELPGGGWSNMTSLRRFDASTNMLTGKIPVELCELALESLNLYENNLRGGLPDAIAESPNLYELKLFRNQLSGELPSDLGRNSALWWIDVSTNNFSGRIPESLCSNGALEELLLIENSFSGQIPVTLGECRSLLRVRLGRNNFSGEVPAGFWGLPHVSLLELIGNSFSGGIAKTIAGASNLSQLILSENKFSGNLPEEIGFLKNLLEISGNDNEFSGSLPVSVVNLGQLVKLDLHNNAFSGGFPNGIDSWKKLNELNLADNDFSGEIPGEIGELSVLNYLDLSRNRFSGEIPVSLQNLKLNRLNFSYNNLSGHIPPDYAKEMYKDSFLGNSELCEEMEGLCNSKEMKNKGYIWFFRTLFVLAGILLIFGIVWFYIKYKKFNDVKRNLDRSKWTLMSFHKLGFSESEILEALDEDNVIGTGASGKVYKVVLSNGEAVAVKRLWGQSKPDVERGSIRDDGFDAEVETLGKIRHKNIVKLWCCCTTRDSKLLVYEYMPNGSLGDLLHSTKSGLLDWAIRFKIAVDAAEGLSYLHHDCVPPIVHRDVKSNNILLDAEYGARVADFGLAKVVDDASGKSMSVIAGSCGYIAPEYAYTLRVNEKSDIYSFGVVILELVTGKLPVDPEFGEKDLVKWVCWTLDQKGVLSVIDPKLESCYRDDVCRVLNLGLLCTSPLPINRPSMRRVVKMMQEIGCRSLHKNVAKEGKLTPYYYEDGSDHGSVA; from the exons ATGCACCACCGCCGCTTCTTCTTCCTACTCCTCCTGGTTTCTCTCTCCCCctccctcactctctctctcaacaaaGAAGGCCTCTTCCTCCAGAAAGCCAAGCTCAACTTCGACGACCCCAATGCCGCCCTCGCCAACTGGAATCCCGACGACGAAACCCCATGCAACTGGAACGGCGTCGTATGCGACTCCTCCGCCTCCGTCGTCTCGCTCGACCTCTCCAGCTCCAGCCTCTCTGGCCCCTTTCCTTCCGTCCTATGCCGCCTCCAACGCCTCTCCTCCATTTCCTTCTACGACAACTTCATCAACTCCACGCTCCCCGACGACGACCTCGCCGCCTGCCTCGCGCTCCAGCACCTCGATCTCGCTCAGAACTACCTCACCGGCGCGCTCCCCCGCAGGGTGGCCGAGCTCCCGAGCTTGACCTATCTCGATTTGACCGGGAACAACTTCTCCGGCGATATTCCGGCCAGCTACGGAACCTTCCAGAAGCTCGAGGTGCTCGCATTGGTCGAGAATTTGCTGGAAGGGGTAATTCCCTCATTTCTCGGTAACATTTCCACGCTGAAGATGCTGAATCTGTCGTACAACCCGCTCTCTCCGGGTCGGATCCCGCCGGAGCTCGGGAATCTGACCAATTTAGAGGTGCTGTGGCTGACACAGACGAGTTTAATTGGCGAGATACCCGACTCGCTGGGTCGACTCAGTAAACTCACCGATTTAGACCTGGCTTACAACGGTTTGGCCGGGTCGATCCCGAGTTCCCTCACCCAGCTGACGGCTCTGGTTCAGCTCGAGCTGTACAACAACTCGTTGAGCGGCGAGCTTCCGGGCGGCGGGTGGTCGAACATGACGTCGCTGCGGCGGTTCGACGCGTCGACGAATATGCTGACTGGGAAAATTCCGGTGGAGTTGTGCGAGTTGGCGCTCGAGTCGTTGAATCTCTACGAGAACAATCTGCGCGGCGGATTGCCGGACGCCATTGCTGAGTCTCCAAATTTGTACGAGTTGAAGCTTTTCCGCAACCAGTTGTCGGGAGAATTGCCTTCCGATCTCGGTAGAAATTCGGCGTTGTGGTGGATTGATGTTTCGACTAACAATTTTTCCGGGCGGATTCCGGAGAGTTTGTGTTCCAACGGCGCTCTCGAAGAGCTGTTGCTGATTGAGAACTCGTTTTCCGGCCAAATTCCGGTGACTCTCGGCGAGTGCCGGAGCTTGCTGCGGGTGAGGTTAGGGCGCAATAATTTCTCCGGTGAGGTGCCGGCCGGATTTTGGGGGCTTCCTCACGTGTCATTACTTGAGCTGATCGGTAACTCGTTTTCCGGTGGAATTGCGAAAACTATCGCCGGAGCGTCGAACTTATCTCAGTTGATTTTGTCGGAGAACAAATTCTCTGGCAATCTGCCGGAGGAGATAGGATTTCTAAAGAATTTGTTGGAGATTTCCGGCAACGACAATGAGTTTTCTGGTTCGTTGCCGGTCAGTGTGGTGAATCTCGGGCAACTAGTGAAGCTCGATCTTCACAACAACGCATTTTCCGGTGGATTTCCCAACGGCATTGATTCATGGAAGAAGCTAAACGAGCTGAATTTAGCAGACAACGATTTTTCAGGTGAAATTCCCGGCGAAATCGGGGAATTATCCGTTCTAAACTATCTCGATTTATCAAGAAACAGATTTTCCGGCGAAATCCCTGTTTCATTGCAGAATCTGAAGCTGAATCGTCTCAATTTCTCGTATAATAATCTCAGCGGCCACATTCCTCCAGATTACGCCAAAGAAATGTACAAAGACAGCTTCCTTGGAAATTCGGAATTGTGTGAAGAAATGGAGGGATTATGCAACAGCAAAGAAATGAAAAACAAGGGCTACATTTGGTTTTTCAGAACTCTATTTGTTCTAGCTGGAATTCTACTTATATTTGGCATAGTTTGGTTCTATATCAAATACAAGAAATTCAACGATGTCAAGAGAAATCTCGATCGTTCAAAATGGACGTTGATGTCTTTCCACAAGCTGGGATTCAGCGAGAGTGAGATATTAGAAGCTCTGGATGAAGACAACGTGATCGGCACGGGGGCTTCCGGGAAGGTCTACAAGGTGGTGCTTAGCAACGGCGAGGCCGTGGCCGTGAAGCGGCTGTGGGGGCAGTCGAAGCCGGACGTCGAGAGAGGGAGCATCAGGGATGATGGTTTTGATGCAGAGGTTGAGACTTTGGGGAAGATTAGGCATAAGAATATAGTGAAATTGTGGTGTTGTTGCACCACAAGAGATAGCAAACTCTTGGTTTATGAGTATATGCCAAATGGGAGTTTAGGCGATTTGTTGCACAGCACAAAGAGTGGGTTGTTAGATTGGGCGATTAGGTTTAAGATCGCCGTGGACGCCGCCGAGGGGCTGTCGTACCTGCACCACGACTGCGTCCCTCCGATCGTCCACAGAGACGTCAAGTCGAACAACATATTGCTTGACGCCGAGTACGGAGCTCGTGTCGCCGATTTCGGGCTGGCCAAGGTGGTGGATGATGCTAGTGGCAAGTCCATGTCCGTCATCGCCGGCTCGTGCGGCTACATCGCCCCTG AATACGCCTACACGCTTCGAGTGAACGAGAAGAGCGACATCTACAGCTTTGGCGTAGTGATTCTGGAGTTGGTGACCGGTAAACTCCCCGTGGATCCGGAGTTTGGTGAGAAGGATTTGGTGAAGTGGGTGTGTTGGACGTTGGATCAGAAGGGCGTTCTGAGTGTGATCGACCCTAAACTCGAGTCTTGCTACAGGGACGACGTCTGCAGAGTGCTCAACTTAGGGCTACTCTGCACGAGCCCGCTCCCTATAAACCGGCCCTCAATGAGGCGCGTGGTGAAGATGATGCAGGAGATCGGCTGCCGGAGCCTGCACAAGAACGTCGCCAAAGAAGGGAAGTTGACGCCTTATTACTATGAAGATGGTTCGGATCATGGCAGTGTGGCATGA
- the LOC131008468 gene encoding uncharacterized protein LOC131008468 has translation MDFLGWFHQGDSGHAPDIHSFLVLAWNAKFSSQVNSFWKLGVLSILWRIWEGRNRAIFNDESFDPRAVMSFVKVAFKELDASSFKIGSVSNSWRDYLITRSLGVVSRASPPPLMIEVYWWPPVGQWIKVNTDGSAAGSPGAIAAGGRGYAFEAELHAVITAIAIAHARGWMFLWIEADSMYVVNLLSSRARDVPWRFVASWNRTLHLLTDMQIMVSHIYREGNVAADIMANPDRSEGWWPHAIDDVRKAVALDMATHSFVRVRG, from the exons ATGGATTTTCTTGGTTGGTTTCATCAGGGTGATTCTGGGCATGCACCGGATATTCATAGCTTCCTGGTTTTGGCTTGGAATGCTAAGTTCAGTTCTCAAGTGAACTCCTTTTGGAAGTTAGGTGTTTTGTCGATTCTTTGGCGTATCTGGGAGGGGAGGAACCGAGCTATTTTCAATGATGAGAGTTTCGATCCAAGGGCTGTGATGAGCTTCGTTAAAGTGGCGTttaaggagctcgatgcgtCATCGTTTaaaatcggttcggtttcgaaTTCTTGGCGGGATTATTTGATCACCCGTAGTCTTGGTGTTGTTTCTCGTGCGTCTCCGCCTCCGTTAATGATTGAGGTGTATTGGTGGCCTCCTGTTGGCCAGTGGATCAAGGTCAATACTGATGGTTCGGCTGCGGGTTCGCCAGGTGCTATTGCAGCTG GTGGTCGTGGTTATGCGTTTGAGGCTGAATTACATGCGGTTATTACTGCGATTGCGATTGCTCATGCTCGGGGTTGGATGTTTCTTTGGATTGAGGCGGATTCGATGTATGTGGTAAATCTGTTAAGCTCTCGTGCCCGggatgttccttggagatttgTGGCGTCTTGGAACCGCACGCTGCATCTTCTTACGGATATGCAGATTATGGTTTCTCACATTTACCGGGAAGGTAATGTTGCGgctgatattatggctaatcCTGATAGGTCGGAAGGATGGTGGCCTCATGCGATTGATGATGTCAGGAAGGCTGTTGCTTTGGATATGGCCACTCACAGTTTTGTTCGTGTTCGTGGTTGA
- the LOC131013462 gene encoding NAC domain-containing protein 73-like, whose product MTWSNSDEETALRISENETSIATSTTHPFQTLICPSCGQTIKLQDYKSSGIQDLPGLPAGVKFDPSDQEILEHLEAKVMCDTRKMHPLIDEFIPTIQGENGICYTHPEKLPGVSKDGQVRHFFHRPSKAYTTGTRKRRKVHNADGGETRWHKTGKTRPISGGGSVKGYKKILVLYTNYGRQRKPEKTNWVMHQYHSGENEEERDGEFVLSKVFYQTQPRQCLSSKEAVSTEASFVKNTSDYYIPTLVSYQSVNRDGSTPVIPDLVAHGERSSSFIRLPSPASKDK is encoded by the exons ATGACATGGTCTAATAGTGATGAAGAAACAGCCCTCAGAATTAGCGAAAATGAAACTAGCATTGCCACTTCAACAACTCATCCATTTCAAACACTAATCTGCCCTTCATGCGGCCAAACCATTAAACTACAAGATTATAAG AGTAGTGGGATTCAAGATTTGCCTGGGCTTCCCGCTGGGGTGAAGTTTGACCCATCTGATCAAGAAATTCTTGAACATTTGGAGGCAAAAGTGATGTGTGATACGAGGAAGATGCATCCATTGATCGATGAATTTATTCCAACTATTCAAGGCGAAAATGGGATTTGTTATACTCATCCAGAGAAGCTTCCAG GAGTGAGCAAGGACGGGCAAGTCCGGCACTTCTTCCACCGCCCGTCCAAGGCATACACGACGGGGACGAGAAAGCGGCGGAAGGTGCACAACGCGGACGGCGGCGAAACAAGGTGGCACAAGACAGGCAAAACCCGGCCGATCTCGGGCGGCGGGAGCGTGAAAGGCTACAAGAAAATCCTGGTGCTCTACACCAACTACGGGCGGCAGCGGAAGCCGGAGAAGACGAACTGGGTGATGCATCAGTACCACTCCGGCGAAAACGAGGAGGAGAGAGACGGCGAGTTCGTGCTCTCCAAGGTATTCTATCAAACGCAACCGCGGCAGTGCCTCTCGTCCAAGGAGGCCGTCTCCACCGAAGCTTCTTTCGTCAAGAACACGTCGGATTATTACATTCCTACTTTAGTTTCATACCAAAGTGTTAACAGAGACGGCTCAACTCCGGTGATTCCGGATTTGGTTGCTCATGGTGAGAGATCGTCCTCGTTTATTCGTTTGCCTTCGCCTGCAAGCAAAGACAAATGA